In Andrena cerasifolii isolate SP2316 chromosome 11, iyAndCera1_principal, whole genome shotgun sequence, the genomic stretch CTATGTCGAATTCCTACTCGAATCTGGAACAAGCTGGTCATTGACCTTACCTTCGGTATTCTTTCAGGAGATTTCAGGTATGATTACGAACGTGCTAATGATTGCCTAGCCGATACGATAGGCTCGTCGCCCGACGATTCGCAGAATAGAATTATGTACATATGTGAAGTCGGGAATTCGTCAGTTAAGCGATGGTATGTGTGTACACTACGTGTGTATAGGTAGCGATTCAGGCAGAGAGACCGATGAACCGTCTGCGATGTCCTATTTTTGGCTTTTGCGCTACTTGCGCATCCCTCGTTGGGATGAATGGAAAGAAAATGGGAGGTGAGAATTGTAAGCGCGCCTCAGGCGTATATTTTCCCACCCGGTCACTTCTCCTGTTTCCCTATTTCTCATTCACTGCTGCTACACGTACAACCACCAGTGAAATATGTACCTAGTATATGGACAAGCCCACTTGCAAttgaggggaggttccggtctagagcccataaaaataggtgatctttaggaattaattaaaggaaaactactatatataattgaaTGTGACTTTTTGCACTGTATTAAGGGTGCTTTATgttatggaaatatattttttgttttataattgacCATTGCAGGCGACACTGGAGGTCGTttaagtcgaggcgtcaaaaaattctttaataacttttggagatacaggccccgtcgattttgagaacactgtttcgagaaaaacgcgtttaaagttttacgtgagcgcagagtggccggttgttacccatgcatttgcttctactcaaatgcctataactttgggaattttacgaatttcaacaaatcctttaaaacatatattcctaaaaggttgaacattcgaaaaatgaaataaaaaaatcgacttttaaaccgaaacctccccttaacgcaGACACGTTCTAAGCGATTTCGGTGaagtatgtgtatgtgtatatcaGCGGGTATTATCCTTCCCATACAAACAAAACTAAATGTGCAATCGAATTGGTATTCACCTCGCGACTTCATTATTCTCGATTATTCTTATCATTGTCGCTATTGTTATCGTTTTCAACTCAGAAATTAACATCACGTGATGCGTTACAACACAGGAAACGAGATTAACAAGAAAGTAACAGAAACGTTACGTTTTCGTCCATGATATCGCATGTTCCACCTTGTAAGTAACACGTCTGTGTTGACCATAATTGTCATTTTCCTCGCATCACTGGAGATACTAACCAGAAATCAGATGCCATcatgtaggtacatatgtacttTTTATTTGTCCAATATTACGTCACGTCAAATACAACAACTGTTTCCGACTGCTACACAGATCCGAAGTCCAAGTTGTCCACTCTCGAGTTGTCACTTTATACAATGTACATACATGCGAGTATCTATTGATGAAACAAACTTTAAGATAACTCGTAAATTTCGAAAGCAAGATTGGCGGAAATAGTTATGCATATCGATTGCAACCAAGATTTGCCGTAGAACGCTGGCTCGATAAATAGAATACAGTAGCGCCGCGATAACCCGAGCTGCTGATTATTCGAGCCGGTCCAAGTCCCATTTACCTGAGATTACCGAGGTTCTATTGTACGTGAGGCGAGTACAGAATGCTGGCACGCATATTTTCAAGCGTATATAAAGCTATGCTAAATACTCagctgtttcaatatctgcGTTGTTCTTCGGAAAGAAAGTAGGTAAAGATACCAGTAAAACTAGCTCTCGTTGCCCCGTAGAAATGCAGTGTACGAGTAACCGGAGTAACAGAGAAGATCTCGCATTAATATGGGCATGTACATTGTTAGTGGTGACCTGGGGAGCTGCAACAACGAATTCGGAACCGGTTAATCGCAACATTAAACAAACAACATCCGTACCACCGACGCCAAAGTTTCAAGGCACATTCAACGAAACTCACGCGCACGAAACAATCGGTAGAGatgattatgtatacatatgcACATGTAGTCGAatagaaaggaaaaggaaatgaAGAGGAAAATACTTGGCTGCCGGGGACCTGCATGTGTACGTACGGTTCTCGAACGTTTACGAGTTACGTACCGGTTCTCGGCAGCAAAGTGTTTAACGATATTTTTAGAATGCTACGACTGCTGATGAACGGGAATGATAATTGTCTTTATTTGTTGCCGACAGCAAATCGTATAAAATGTTGGTCTAGTGGAGAAAAGCAGTACCTCTGGGAACTGAGTGGCTTATACGAAGGAGACATAATGCTCGACGAGCAGAATAAGGGATGGAAAAATGGTTTGGTAGGAACCGCGTCACGTTGGCCCGGGGCAATTGTGCCTTATTACATAAGGGAAGAGGATTTCGGTAATTGGTTTCGTTTATAGCCTCGAGAGCAGCAGAACAGTCTGCAGTTTCATATATGTAGGCACCTACTAATCGGCATGTTTGCGATCGCAGACGACGATGATGTAGAGTTGATCGAAGGCGCCATAAAGGAATATCATAAGAATACGTGCATACGTTTCCGCCCTTATCAGAAAACGGACAACGATTACGTTACTATAGAGGGCAAAATGTCGGGATGCTGGTCGTTGGTTGGCC encodes the following:
- the LOC143374502 gene encoding seminal metalloprotease 1, giving the protein MQCTSNRSNREDLALIWACTLLVVTWGAATTNSEPVNRNIKQTTSVPPTPKFQGTFNETHAHETIANRIKCWSSGEKQYLWELSGLYEGDIMLDEQNKGWKNGLVGTASRWPGAIVPYYIREEDFDDDDVELIEGAIKEYHKNTCIRFRPYQKTDNDYVTIEGKMSGCWSLVGRHDRGQVVNLQNPGCMKHGVIVHEFMHALGFYHQQSTADRDEWVTINWENIKPGKEHNFNKYGNRTVTDYGVGYDYTSVMHYSSHAFSKNGEPTISPKKEAVKLGQRKGLSGKDILKLQEMYKEECHRRHSEGNTDDDRSDSWDDHNISIDSIINLL